One part of the Bacteroidota bacterium genome encodes these proteins:
- a CDS encoding TIGR01777 family protein codes for MINSTVSTVLITGGTGFIGSQLTKLLQTEGFRVTHLSRSVSGKEKVKTYAWDIENGYIENGAVEQADYIIHLAGANIAQKRWTKERKKIIIDSRVKSAELIYNKASKSTGKLNAFISASGVGYYGTITSEKIFNEDDSAGSDFTAYTCKLWEEAALRFSNLGIRTVRVRTAIVFGTNGGALQKLANPINNFLGAPLGSGNQYFPWIHINDLCRIYLKAIQDQTMQGVYNAAAPYHVTNKDLTKTIAKVLHKPLILPNVPAIAIKIVMGELGDAILKGSRISSEKIRKAGFHFNFPDIKIALEDCLK; via the coding sequence ATGATTAACTCCACTGTTTCAACCGTTCTTATTACCGGAGGAACTGGTTTTATAGGATCCCAGCTTACAAAACTTTTACAAACAGAAGGTTTTCGTGTTACTCACCTAAGCAGGTCTGTAAGTGGAAAAGAAAAAGTGAAGACTTATGCCTGGGATATAGAGAATGGATATATTGAAAACGGAGCAGTGGAACAAGCTGATTATATTATACATCTTGCAGGAGCCAACATTGCCCAAAAGAGATGGACAAAAGAAAGAAAGAAAATAATTATTGACAGCAGGGTTAAATCTGCTGAACTTATCTACAACAAAGCCTCTAAATCCACAGGAAAATTAAATGCCTTTATTTCTGCCTCAGGTGTAGGTTATTATGGCACTATAACTTCAGAAAAAATATTTAATGAGGATGATTCTGCCGGTTCTGATTTTACAGCCTATACATGTAAATTGTGGGAAGAAGCAGCCCTTAGATTTTCAAATCTCGGTATTCGAACAGTTCGGGTAAGAACGGCAATTGTTTTTGGCACAAATGGTGGTGCTCTACAAAAATTAGCAAATCCTATTAACAATTTCCTGGGAGCTCCTTTAGGCTCGGGAAATCAATATTTCCCCTGGATACACATTAACGATTTGTGCCGGATTTATTTAAAAGCAATTCAGGATCAAACAATGCAGGGAGTTTATAACGCTGCAGCTCCTTATCATGTAACCAATAAGGATTTGACAAAAACTATTGCAAAAGTGCTTCACAAACCTCTAATTTTGCCCAATGTGCCCGCTATTGCCATAAAAATAGTAATGGGAGAATTGGGTGATGCCATTTTAAAAGGAAGCCGGATATCTTCTGAAAAAATCAGGAAAGCAGGTTTTCATTTTAATTTTCCCGATATAAAAATTGCCTTAGAGGATTGTTTGAAATAA